One Lacunisphaera limnophila DNA window includes the following coding sequences:
- a CDS encoding metallophosphoesterase, producing MITRRQFCGLLAVPALAGLYSWRIEPTWEEYVRRQMPIRGLPLAWAGRTLLQLSDLHVGDRVSDDYLVRVFATVARLRPDLVAYTGDFISYAGPRTLEQFRRLADRLPRGRSGTVAVLGNHDYGAAWREGEVADAVALILAEVGVVVLRNTAVAVQGLRIGGMDDLWAGRAHGGDWLTGANAPALVLCHNPDACDQSGWDGFSGWILAGHTHGGQCRPPFLPPPLLPVKNRRYTAGEFALSGGRKLYINRGLGHLTRVRFNVRPEVTIFELRGR from the coding sequence GTGATCACGCGTCGGCAATTCTGCGGCCTGCTGGCGGTGCCCGCGCTGGCCGGGCTCTACTCGTGGCGGATCGAACCGACGTGGGAGGAGTATGTCCGCCGGCAGATGCCGATACGCGGCCTGCCGCTGGCGTGGGCCGGGCGCACGCTGCTCCAGTTGAGCGACCTGCATGTGGGGGACCGGGTATCGGATGATTACCTGGTGAGGGTGTTTGCGACGGTGGCGCGGCTGCGGCCGGACCTGGTGGCGTACACGGGGGACTTCATCTCGTATGCGGGCCCGCGGACGCTGGAGCAGTTCCGGCGGCTGGCTGACCGGTTGCCGCGGGGCCGAAGTGGCACGGTGGCGGTGCTGGGGAACCACGATTACGGAGCGGCGTGGCGAGAGGGGGAGGTGGCCGACGCCGTCGCGCTAATCCTGGCGGAGGTGGGCGTCGTGGTCCTGCGCAACACGGCGGTCGCGGTGCAGGGCTTGCGCATCGGCGGGATGGATGACTTGTGGGCGGGGCGCGCGCATGGCGGGGACTGGCTGACCGGAGCGAACGCGCCTGCGCTGGTGTTGTGCCACAATCCCGATGCGTGCGATCAATCCGGTTGGGACGGATTTTCCGGGTGGATCCTGGCGGGGCATACGCACGGCGGGCAGTGTCGCCCGCCGTTTCTGCCGCCCCCGCTGTTGCCGGTGAAGAACCGCCGGTACACGGCGGGGGAGTTTGCGCTGAGCGGAGGCCGGAAGCTTTATATCAACCGCGGGCTCGGGCATCTGAC